A stretch of Cicer arietinum cultivar CDC Frontier isolate Library 1 chromosome 5, Cicar.CDCFrontier_v2.0, whole genome shotgun sequence DNA encodes these proteins:
- the LOC140918582 gene encoding F-box protein SKIP23-like: MADWSELPRDLLQLISEFLQSEFYLLRFRSVCSTWRSSISNNLHLYLPSQFPNPSHSINLHSNTNTFPLSKRTIGPNSRDQTNLFHPLARDTPFPLRSPNVIDFNQLNVIHLGHEFVIGNFISHSPNHNSLYMEKLVLYHDTSHTEKVKHPSPVLLTIHVSGKLAVFRCGDEHWKIIPEMPAPFDDVCVFKGRPIAVDNIGRTVSVGPDLSLDLVAEAVFGGDIKFLVESDGELLLVDKYLSCFCGDRFLEDDDNVPHDGSDEFYHEIGMERAVRFDVYRLHEEEKKWVEVTDLGDRVLFLGEDCAFSASASDLRVGNGNCVVFRDDAFRNHCSTEVGMSVFHLDQCGISPLSVFPSYSKLFWPPPEWAGMVHN, translated from the coding sequence ATGGCAGATTGGTCTGAACTCCCTAGAGATCTTCTCCAACTTATCTCCGAATTCCTCCAAAGCGAATTCTATCTTCTTCGCTTCCGATCCGTATGTTCCACGTGGCGCTCTTCCATCTCAAACAACCTTCATCTCTATCTCCCTTCCCAATTCCCAAACCCATCACATTCCATCAACCTCCATTCCAACACCAACACTTTCCCACTCTCCAAACGAACAATCGGTCCTAACTCACGTGACCAAACTAACCTCTTCCACCCTCTCGCACGTGACACACCTTTCCCTCTTCGTTCCCCTAACGTCATCGACTTCAACCAACTCAACGTCATCCATCTTGGACACGAATTCGTCATCGGTAACTTCATTTCCCATTCTCCCAATCACAACTCACTCTACATGGAAAAACTCGTTCTCTATCATGACACGTCGCACACCGAAAAAGTAAAACATCCTTCTCCCGTTCTCCTCACTATTCATGTTTCCGGTAAACTCGCTGTATTCCGATGCGGAGACGAGCACTGGAAGATTATTCCTGAAATGCCGGCGCCTTTCGACGATGTCTGTGTTTTCAAAGGTCGGCCGATTGCCGTTGATAATATCGGTCGAACTGTTTCGGTCGGACCGGATTTAAGTTTGGATTTGGTGGCGGAGGCTGTGTTTGGTGGTGACATTAAATTCTTGGTGGAGAGTGATGGTGAATTGTTGCTAGTTGATAAGTATTTGTCTTGTTTTTGTGGTGATAGGTTTTTGGAGGATGATGACAATGTTCCACATGATGGTAGTGATGAATTTTATCATGAGATTGGAATGGAGAGAGCTGTCAGATTTGATGTGTATAGGCTTCATGAGGAAGAGAAAAAGTGGGTGGAGGTCACTGATTTGGGGGATAGAGTTTTGTTTTTGGGGGAAGATTGTGCTTTTTCTGCTTCTGCTTCGGATTTGCGTGTTGGTAATGGGAATTGTGTGGTATTTAGGGATGATGCTTTTCGAAATCATTGTTCCACAGAAGTTGGGATGAGTGTTTTTCACTTGGATCAATGTGGAATATCACCTTTGTCTGTTTTTCCGAGTTATTCCAAGTTGTTCTGGCCACCTCCGGAATGGGCCGGGATGGTTCACAACTAG
- the LOC101511131 gene encoding F-box protein SKIP23, whose amino-acid sequence MEKLVLYHDTSHTEKVKHPSPVLLTIHVSGKLAVFRCGDEHWKIIPEMPAPFDDVCVFKGRPIAVDNIGRTVSVGPDLSLDLVAEAVFGGDIKFLVESDGELLLVDKYLSCFCGDRFLEDDDNVPHDGSDEFYHEIGMERAVRFDVYRLHEEEKKWVEVTDLGDRVLFLGEDCAFSASASDLRVGNGNCVVFRDDAFRNHCSTEVGMSVFHLDQCGISPLSVFPSYSKLFWPPPEWAGMVHN is encoded by the coding sequence ATGGAAAAACTCGTTCTCTATCATGACACGTCGCACACCGAAAAAGTAAAACATCCTTCTCCCGTTCTCCTCACTATTCATGTTTCCGGTAAACTCGCTGTATTCCGATGCGGAGACGAGCACTGGAAGATTATTCCTGAAATGCCGGCGCCTTTCGACGATGTCTGTGTTTTCAAAGGTCGGCCGATTGCCGTTGATAATATCGGTCGAACTGTTTCGGTCGGACCGGATTTAAGTTTGGATTTGGTGGCGGAGGCTGTGTTTGGTGGTGACATTAAATTCTTGGTGGAGAGTGATGGTGAATTGTTGCTAGTTGATAAGTATTTGTCTTGTTTTTGTGGTGATAGGTTTTTGGAGGATGATGACAATGTTCCACATGATGGTAGTGATGAATTTTATCATGAGATTGGAATGGAGAGAGCTGTCAGATTTGATGTGTATAGGCTTCATGAGGAAGAGAAAAAGTGGGTGGAGGTCACTGATTTGGGGGATAGAGTTTTGTTTTTGGGGGAAGATTGTGCTTTTTCTGCTTCTGCTTCGGATTTGCGTGTTGGTAATGGGAATTGTGTGGTATTTAGGGATGATGCTTTTCGAAATCATTGTTCCACAGAAGTTGGGATGAGTGTTTTTCACTTGGATCAATGTGGAATATCACCTTTGTCTGTTTTTCCGAGTTATTCCAAGTTGTTCTGGCCACCTCCGGAATGGGCCGGGATGGTTCACAACTAG